In Colwellia sp. PAMC 20917, a single genomic region encodes these proteins:
- a CDS encoding IS3 family transposase (programmed frameshift): MKNRKTYSKEFKLDAIALVRDQNYAVAEAARNLDVSAQVLGRWIKEAENDDGHAFRGNGKLTPEQDEIRKLKAQVKRLEMERENIKKSDGLLCQRNEVKYSFIAQHKKIWPVILMCRVLGVKSNNYYSFQKRKAQRPIDTTHQEMLEWVKDIAKFSDNTYGERRIQKALNALSFPVSRRKTARLMKEANVWVRYKKKYKATTNSEHNKPVYVNELEQDFGMQQPNQAWVQDITYIWTSEGWLYLAIVIDLYSRKVVGWSMGSRMKAQLVCDALTMAMWQRKPKAGLIVHSDQGVQYASHQYRRILRLHGFVGSMSKKGCCWDNTVAESFFGSLKQERVHWRNYQTRYAAQQDVLNYITMWYNSQRLHSYLGYQSPNIFECKERELKKVA; this comes from the exons ATGAAAAACCGTAAAACTTATTCAAAAGAATTCAAACTAGATGCAATTGCTCTCGTTAGAGATCAAAACTACGCTGTAGCAGAAGCCGCTAGAAATTTAGATGTCAGTGCTCAAGTGCTTGGTCGATGGATCAAAGAAGCTGAAAACGATGATGGTCATGCTTTTAGAGGAAACGGAAAGCTAACGCCAGAGCAAGATGAAATCCGTAAACTTAAAGCCCAAGTAAAGCGCCTAGAAATGGAGCGTGAGA ATATTAAAAAAAGCGACGGTCTTCTTTGCCAAAGAAACGAAGTAAAATACTCGTTCATTGCCCAACATAAGAAGATCTGGCCCGTGATACTGATGTGTCGCGTATTGGGTGTAAAAAGTAACAACTATTACAGTTTTCAAAAAAGAAAGGCTCAAAGGCCTATTGATACAACCCATCAAGAGATGCTGGAATGGGTGAAAGATATTGCAAAGTTTAGCGATAATACTTATGGCGAAAGACGTATTCAAAAAGCGTTAAATGCGCTCAGTTTTCCTGTTAGCCGCAGAAAAACAGCGCGATTAATGAAAGAAGCAAACGTTTGGGTACGTTACAAAAAAAAATATAAAGCAACGACAAACAGCGAACACAACAAGCCCGTTTACGTGAACGAACTTGAGCAAGACTTTGGTATGCAACAACCTAACCAAGCGTGGGTGCAAGATATTACTTACATATGGACTTCAGAAGGCTGGCTATACTTAGCGATAGTAATCGACCTATACTCTCGTAAAGTTGTTGGTTGGAGCATGGGTTCAAGAATGAAAGCTCAACTTGTTTGTGATGCTCTGACAATGGCAATGTGGCAACGAAAACCCAAGGCTGGATTAATAGTGCATTCAGATCAAGGTGTTCAATATGCGAGTCATCAATATAGACGAATACTGAGATTACATGGCTTTGTTGGTAGTATGAGTAAGAAAGGTTGCTGCTGGGATAATACGGTAGCAGAGAGCTTCTTTGGTAGTTTAAAACAAGAACGTGTGCATTGGCGTAACTATCAAACCCGTTATGCCGCTCAACAAGATGTGCTGAACTACATCACGATGTGGTACAACAGCCAAAGGCTGCACTCATATCTTGGTTATCAAAGTCCAAATATATTTGAATGTAAAGAAAGAGAATTGAAAAAGGTAGCTTAA
- a CDS encoding ABC transporter substrate-binding protein, whose product MPTRFFLLYFFLASYTALAESNKKLVIYHDADYSLNQLSANAMKMGLLTAFDEVNNEIQGFSLELKEKNHRGNIKRSLLSMKDFLKDEKALFILGGLHSPPYIKNRTFINENQIPLLVPWAAGGPITRYPSANNWVFRLSVDDTKAGIRISEFALNKLTCKNPHLLLEDTPWGKSNQSTMSSYLKDKVPFGVSLFGWNIKENSARIMIRNIISDDYDCVFLVGNFNETHQFVNAMAAMEKEQRIPIISHWGATGGDVDMIFNKQVKEAISFHFIQSCYSLASSKQSSFQRSVMARAKKLFPEEFSSPETVKAPAGFTHAYDIGRLAISALQQIELTGNMKQDRSLFKQALESLQQPVQGLIKEYNKPFSTWSEHQQDAHEALRLENFCMANFGESNQIDVIAN is encoded by the coding sequence ATGCCTACTCGATTTTTTTTATTGTACTTCTTTTTAGCGTCATATACGGCTTTAGCTGAATCAAATAAAAAGTTGGTTATCTATCATGATGCTGATTATTCATTAAATCAGTTATCGGCTAACGCTATGAAAATGGGCTTGCTTACCGCATTTGATGAAGTTAACAACGAAATACAAGGCTTTAGTTTAGAGCTGAAAGAGAAAAATCATCGAGGTAATATTAAACGTAGTTTGCTAAGCATGAAAGATTTTCTTAAAGATGAAAAAGCATTGTTTATTCTTGGTGGTTTGCACTCTCCTCCGTATATAAAAAATCGTACCTTTATTAATGAAAATCAAATTCCTCTTTTAGTCCCTTGGGCGGCAGGAGGGCCGATAACGCGTTATCCAAGCGCGAATAACTGGGTATTTCGCCTATCTGTTGATGATACCAAAGCAGGTATTCGCATCAGTGAATTTGCACTTAATAAACTCACCTGTAAAAATCCTCATTTGTTATTAGAAGATACCCCTTGGGGCAAATCGAATCAAAGCACTATGTCGTCTTATTTAAAAGATAAAGTACCTTTTGGTGTAAGCTTATTCGGTTGGAACATTAAAGAAAATTCAGCGCGTATAATGATCAGAAATATAATTTCAGACGATTATGACTGTGTCTTTCTAGTGGGTAACTTTAATGAAACTCATCAATTTGTCAATGCGATGGCGGCGATGGAAAAAGAACAAAGAATTCCTATCATCAGTCACTGGGGAGCCACGGGAGGTGATGTCGATATGATATTTAATAAACAAGTTAAAGAAGCCATATCTTTTCACTTTATTCAGAGTTGTTATTCTCTTGCTTCGTCAAAGCAATCTTCATTTCAACGTTCAGTCATGGCAAGGGCAAAAAAGCTATTTCCAGAAGAGTTTAGCTCTCCAGAAACAGTTAAAGCGCCAGCTGGTTTTACACACGCCTATGATATTGGTCGACTGGCTATTTCGGCTTTACAACAAATAGAATTAACTGGAAATATGAAACAGGACCGTTCTTTATTCAAACAAGCCTTGGAGTCATTGCAACAACCCGTTCAAGGACTTATTAAAGAATATAACAAGCCGTTTTCTACTTGGAGTGAGCATCAACAAGATGCGCACGAAGCATTAAGGCTTGAAAACTTCTGCATGGCGAATTTTGGTGAGTCTAATCAGATTGACGTAATAGCAAATTAA